From Sporosarcina sp. Te-1, the proteins below share one genomic window:
- a CDS encoding pentapeptide repeat-containing protein, producing MANGKTKRQKPKVASGLEEIRTEDCRRRDGFVENVHIIGGMLAGGEETRVVFDGCLLEDVSFANAVFHEVEFVDVIFETCDFSNVQFEHAVFHRCEMRGCKLTGANFANSKLSHMLFQTCDGRYVNFSFAELKEIDFVECQLPDSDFYESGGTGFRFDNCKIDNINLSETDLDGVDLSTSTYERIEVSLTKVGGCIVSQEQAIGFARMLGLTVKEE from the coding sequence ATGGCAAACGGGAAAACAAAAAGGCAGAAACCGAAAGTGGCTTCTGGATTAGAAGAAATTCGGACGGAAGACTGTAGGCGGCGGGATGGTTTTGTCGAAAATGTTCACATCATAGGTGGAATGCTGGCTGGGGGGGAAGAGACGCGTGTTGTCTTTGACGGTTGTCTGCTGGAGGATGTGTCATTTGCAAATGCAGTGTTCCACGAGGTGGAATTTGTCGACGTCATTTTTGAAACATGTGATTTCTCTAATGTCCAATTTGAACACGCGGTATTCCATCGCTGTGAAATGAGAGGATGCAAACTGACGGGAGCGAACTTTGCAAATTCCAAATTGTCACATATGCTATTTCAAACTTGTGATGGGCGATATGTCAACTTCAGCTTTGCGGAATTGAAAGAGATCGATTTTGTGGAATGTCAGTTACCTGATTCCGATTTTTATGAAAGCGGAGGGACAGGTTTTCGGTTTGATAACTGCAAGATCGATAATATCAATTTGTCCGAAACTGATTTGGATGGGGTCGATTTGTCTACCAGCACGTATGAGCGTATTGAAGTGTCACTTACAAAAGTCGGCGGCTGCATCGTTTCACAAGAGCAGGCGATCGGATTTGCCCGCATGCTTGGCTTAACAGTGAAAGAGGAATAA
- a CDS encoding CAP-associated domain-containing protein, producing MKRLLLFILFIVALYLAKPLWEEPVSKHIDLSFLQPVDETVENFFHTESVTSTIDTIRDKWDHFLYFISVKTTNWDGVVPKEVPKPALDKPAHTTISIHNIEIGSSEEDVKRELGEPKSHSRNEYGTDWLTYHEDYQNFVMIAFGKNKKVAAIYTNDDLISSTNGIAYGTPKEEVRKVLGEPVTEIRKGLNIYVLQKDEGMDVFKQGDSYTYVFYDLHQGTTVTAVQLVTAELERKKPDLYAVADPALRLGFEQQLYDLTNAARVRHGRSILSWDEHVSETARNHSLDMADHDYFSHDNLEGKSPFDRMKDDHIQFIRAGENLAYGQSSSIFAHEGLMNSKGHRDNILIKDYSHLGIGVAFNEHSQPYYTENFILK from the coding sequence GTGAAGCGGCTGTTACTCTTCATTTTATTCATAGTTGCCTTGTACCTGGCGAAACCCTTGTGGGAAGAGCCTGTGTCCAAGCATATCGACCTATCATTTTTACAACCCGTCGATGAGACGGTCGAAAATTTTTTCCATACCGAAAGCGTAACCTCAACAATTGATACGATCCGGGATAAATGGGATCATTTTCTCTACTTTATTTCTGTAAAAACAACCAACTGGGATGGGGTCGTACCGAAAGAAGTACCAAAACCTGCATTAGACAAACCCGCGCATACAACAATTTCTATCCACAATATTGAAATCGGATCATCCGAGGAAGATGTAAAGAGGGAACTTGGTGAGCCGAAGAGCCATTCGAGAAATGAGTACGGCACCGATTGGCTGACCTACCATGAAGACTATCAAAATTTTGTCATGATTGCATTCGGGAAAAATAAAAAAGTAGCTGCCATCTACACAAACGATGATCTCATCTCGTCAACAAATGGCATCGCCTACGGCACTCCGAAAGAAGAGGTGCGAAAGGTGCTCGGTGAACCGGTGACGGAGATCCGAAAAGGGTTGAATATCTACGTATTGCAAAAGGATGAAGGCATGGATGTTTTCAAGCAGGGAGATAGCTACACCTATGTTTTCTACGATCTCCATCAAGGCACCACTGTGACCGCTGTACAGCTCGTCACCGCGGAGCTGGAACGGAAAAAGCCCGATTTGTACGCGGTGGCGGATCCGGCGCTTCGGCTTGGTTTTGAACAACAATTGTATGATTTGACGAACGCAGCCCGTGTCCGTCATGGGCGATCCATTCTTTCGTGGGATGAACATGTTTCTGAAACAGCACGAAACCACAGCCTCGATATGGCTGATCATGATTATTTCAGCCACGACAATTTAGAAGGGAAATCACCATTTGACCGTATGAAAGACGATCATATCCAATTCATCAGAGCCGGAGAAAACTTGGCGTATGGTCAATCGAGCAGTATTTTCGCCCACGAAGGATTGATGAATTCCAAAGGGCATCGAGACAATATACTAATCAAAGATTACAGCCACCTTGGCATCGGCGTCGCCTTCAATGAGCACTCGCAACCGTATTATACGGAGAACTTCATTTTGAAATAA
- a CDS encoding zinc-dependent alcohol dehydrogenase translates to MKAVTFQGVKDIQVKKVEAPKIENPDDIIVRITSTAICGSDLHIYAGAIPTHKDYVIGHEPMGIVEEVGPGVTKVKKGDRVVIPFNISCGECFYCQHEMESQCDNSNPNPHMDTGGYFGFTERYGDYPGGQAEYLRVPYGNATPFVIPESCELPDEALLFMSDVLPTAYWSVEHAGVSPGDTVAVLGCGPVGLMAQKFAWMKGAKRVIAIDHVPYRLQHAVKMNNVEAFNFDDYDNMGAHIKELTKGGVDIVIDCVGMDGKKNMLEKIGQKMKVQGGTLSALEIGHQAVRKFGTIQLTGVYGMFYNMFPLGNLFERNITLKMGQAPVIHYMPMLFEKIKNGEFDPTEIITHVVPMEEASAAYHHFFEHEDDCIKVILKP, encoded by the coding sequence ATGAAAGCTGTTACGTTTCAAGGAGTCAAGGACATTCAAGTGAAAAAAGTAGAGGCGCCGAAGATCGAGAACCCTGATGATATTATTGTGCGCATTACATCAACTGCCATTTGCGGTTCCGACCTGCACATTTATGCTGGCGCTATACCAACCCATAAGGATTATGTCATCGGCCATGAACCGATGGGGATTGTGGAAGAAGTCGGCCCAGGTGTGACAAAAGTAAAAAAAGGCGACCGTGTCGTCATCCCTTTCAATATTTCTTGCGGCGAATGTTTTTATTGCCAGCATGAAATGGAAAGCCAATGTGATAACTCCAATCCCAACCCCCATATGGACACAGGCGGCTACTTCGGTTTCACCGAACGGTATGGCGACTATCCAGGGGGACAAGCTGAATACTTACGAGTGCCGTATGGCAATGCTACGCCATTTGTTATACCAGAATCATGCGAACTTCCTGATGAGGCACTCTTGTTCATGTCGGATGTCTTACCGACCGCTTATTGGAGCGTCGAACATGCTGGTGTTTCGCCTGGAGATACAGTAGCCGTCCTCGGCTGCGGTCCCGTCGGCCTCATGGCGCAAAAGTTCGCTTGGATGAAAGGGGCAAAACGCGTCATTGCAATCGATCACGTCCCTTACCGATTACAACATGCTGTAAAAATGAACAATGTGGAAGCCTTCAACTTTGATGACTATGATAATATGGGAGCGCATATTAAGGAATTGACTAAGGGCGGCGTCGATATCGTCATTGATTGCGTCGGAATGGACGGAAAGAAGAATATGCTGGAGAAGATCGGGCAGAAAATGAAAGTCCAAGGAGGCACGTTAAGCGCTTTGGAAATCGGCCATCAAGCTGTCCGGAAATTCGGTACGATCCAATTGACCGGCGTCTATGGAATGTTTTACAACATGTTCCCGCTTGGCAATCTGTTCGAACGGAACATTACGCTGAAAATGGGACAAGCCCCGGTCATCCATTATATGCCCATGCTGTTTGAAAAGATCAAAAACGGAGAGTTTGATCCGACAGAAATTATTACCCATGTCGTCCCTATGGAAGAAGCGTCGGCAGCTTATCATCATTTCTTCGAACATGAGGACGATTGCATCAAAGTCATCTTGAAACCATAA